The genomic stretch cttgaagaggcctgttttcacagctgatctagatctgaggaacaggtgcttttaaagaagcatgtgaaagtatctcctgcaggagagctcactatgcagggaaagtcacacaggacagggaaaagtggcttcccaacttccccagggcactcaaaacagggaggattgttgaatttgttcattgtctattgttatatccccttttcatttctaattttgtcaatTTAGGTATTGTCTCTTTGTATGCAGTTTGTtcgaggaaggggttgtctctctggtggatcttctcaaaaaaaaaaaaaaaagaaacaaaaaaagcaagcaaacaaacaaacaaaaaaaccaacacacatcttgtggttcccttgactctttgtatttttctctttgtttgtaatcgattgatttgatttgagccttgaattaatttcctgctgtcaaatcctaccagacactctataagatgaggctttgcctcaccttggtaaaagtagcatgtaataaatgaagcttaTGTTGCTCTCTCTagtggggatgacatcacaatctcactgcaaaccatgcacagcccggtttaggctgtattaaagtagcccaccatTTCAAtgcctgcaaggtgccatgggacagtagtaacatgagtctgcctgcacctggacagttttcactagggactacacacacacacacacacacacacacacacacacacacacacacacacacacacagagcctttactgacatggtgcacattctttccacaccaaaaataaagtgagctgctatgaaacacatcaataatggaatcaatagagggagttgtggggaactggggcttagagttacttaaaggccctatgcaggctctccttatgttggaggagaaacttcaagtgcaatgtggttctttatttttttctctaaaaaacaCACGGTTAGGGTAGAACCTATGGCTTTGAGCATGTCTGGTAAGTACAgggacactgaattaaatcctagggctggaacacaattaatcttctacaagattacagagcagcctggatgaagactctcacctgaaaaggtggacatctcaagacaggcactggacaatggctgacagacttgactgaagactggaaatgttttcctatctcacaggaaaagaaggccccccataccacactgtactctaaggacagtttattcaggttaggatgacatgaactattgtctcatgtgacagatgtcagtacaaagtatccaaggtgttgtatgccaatggtagcattaacaaaacaaagcacacagtgtcatgaacacataaattatgagtttgtgtagcaagacccaggcctcttccaggttcttagatagtaacggagaacctcaaatacggtagtgatgtgacaGTGTGGGGTggatctagttacaactagttttgacacagatgacactttttgtgtcatggtcagcttataatgaatgactagacctaagcatgagaataaccaaatactacattgcttcattagctgctgagcttttaaaagccctggtgtgacaccaagcttttgtggacattctggattattccttctgtactttaactctctgagtcacctccaatCTCAGTACGTTAGTTccattccataaattggaaatgagtcacctggaaaaaatacattctcaatacgatcccagattggccatggaaaaagggtagcttgaactgtcccacctaggttctgggcctgcacaggcctgctctccaacagaaacctgtgttcacagctgtaggctacattcactatggatgctcttgaggttcctccctaaactgcttagactAAGATACTTTTCTTGCTACCAAAAGAActcattatgccaagctggcttaCAGGAAGCTactttctattctgtattttatcagatgtgtatgacacatatggtcatcattgacaacaggtgaaagatctgctctaatatggacactaagtgatgctggaggatgatcctgacccacaatgagcagtggggacaccagagccctgtagggatgcctggcaacctaacacgttgaacacgcacagctcagtaagttccctgtgaatacacatctcctgagatctctctatttaattgtaggtgatcctgtccacctaatacagcacctcatgtggaataacaaaagccacctgcaggacaggggtgatgactcacagggtagagcacctgctgctctctcagaagaaccacatggaccctaacaattgggtaaagaatgtcagtgattacatcataaagtgtgtgccgagaaaaagccacattctcctcacaaaagacactgtgacactgggtaccccttggtgactttgaattcactaattagcccaggctccatggaacaggcagagatccatctctagctgtcagttctaagtccacaggaggggacagaacccttgagtaagaatgatggtcttaagagtcaagagatagaattcaatttttattgataacaaatacattttgacaacaaaacaggattaaaatgaataaaaatatttaaaaatatttcaaagtgaaaaatagtaacaagaacatataaatatgaaacaacaaaaagaaaacttcaatgaaaatcaaaacaaaaatatttctaaagagcatattcttaacgaacatttagaagcatagatgtattgctgtttctcctctagcacacataataaAAGGcagtcccccaagttgtctctcaagtgctgttttctgaaaaagaaagtgagtagacctcaatcagtcaggctggcttagtgttatataaattgagggtctctaagaaatgacaaattaactctgaggaagaatactcatccaaaaaatgttgttaccattcaggatgtttgtcatcagggactcctgagaaagcaactcattcttcaggaagctctcttactggggtgtgtccaattccagctctcttgcactttctgagacctgggagaggaaggcagtttttcagataCTGATTTgctggggaaatgcaagccagctgtcagaatgctgccttctaccacctcagttctattggacagtcgacatggaccttttaactgatatcattgttgctaactctgcagGTAGGGCAAAATCCCCggcaagcctcacagtaatgtgggctgccaatctgggacccagacttataccagtgcaaaccaagaacagggcaatgggaagagacctcattgggttgcaggaagaaaggagatgtccatatgtcaccaaggttaaagccaatgacaagtactaatttgacatttgcacttggttcttatcccagaaaggtgcttcctacacaagaagtcacatgaccacagagtgtcatttgtcaaaggacCACGAAGTTGTTCAAATCTCTGCATAGGATCCAATcaatcacatggatatgcaataatgaggtatgttattcatctgtcaccatttctatactgcagattcaaaaagagcagcaaaatatacttgcaaaataattaagtttctgaaaagtggttggcttcccagaatacttgtgcataggcagagcaatgaacaattccattacatgaggtggttggctggttgggagtgtaaattagaaaggtggtaggagagagcaaagatgtatcaaattggcaaattttatcagatattgttaagctaactcagctgctcgtccctacctgatGATGCTGgatctggacgttgctggtctttatctttcttgttgaaggcaaccaaatatttctggttcagtgcacactgaagatgtccctccttgctctcctgcttcagtgggaccaacttcttcctacatgtgttctccatcaggagctggctgagcaggtttctggaaatacagtctgcataataagatcatgctgcccctttctcccattcctactcccaaatCCCAATaagtctaccaggtcccagatacccctGAAGagttaataaaatacatctcgatacatataaggctgctgcacaaaccacaaagagtaaattccaggaagaataaattgtttgtttgggccgagcaccaattagtgtcggcatctctcaaaaagaacatggatctacaactatccatgaaagcccaatgcatgggggcaacatcaattagtagttggcAAACACCCTCAAAgcaggtcagtagaaccaagagaaggtcatgctaaccatgtggtccacgcactaagttttgtaaaacctggtatgacaccataggtccaggtcagcctaataaccttctgctgacttcaatcactACTGTTCTATCtggagccttctgaagatgcgtagacaatcctgggatgagtaacagtcttttgtggaactgaaaactgagtcctaatgaccctggcacactgatgtgtaaacagcacaagagatagaaccagagctgaagaccgtccaatccagaacaaagaaagtcagaaatggccattccacaggtgatagcctttctgaccaggacttacctagagaaggtaatctccttcttcagcttatggctgttctcatggatctcagtgttctccatctctaagttgtgcagaattgacatgaccacctcctccattctctccaggtcttcataatatggatttggcctgaagtgtggcctggccccaaatgatagaatactatgaacatcagcatttaggaatatatgaactcggggtgggtcctgtactaccccagtcctggaaggacaccttctgaattctacatattggggtcttcttcagcttcagaaacgtgtttttctgcgtccaggacaccagaagctTGGCATCCAGAgggagggttccctggctcccttgttcaatcaagaggaaatctgcagtcaagccagttaagctatcaagagcctaggccacacctctccatgctcccccaccccaacacagccagaaacctgtgatttcttttctcctgttttgataacagaccgtatatcaacacaaaattataatctgcacaaagaataaaaataaacagacaaacgtgtccacataggcaaagaactgtgttgttgacagtggggctcccagaacaaagcattcacatgaccatgaaagtgttacaggtaaatactcaggccaagacgtagacccctagattccaagtgtggagggaaatataaacatacaaaagTTGTCtgtatgcatttggatgtatgcacacacagactcacagactgagacataTCCACAAAAAAGAGCAATGTAAAcagagtaagagaaagagaaagagaaatatggaaacagagagcactgtgagaaccaggagaaatgcatgcaccattgctgtctcagagggcaagacacacagacaatatcaaacaggcctgagcctgagaccttctactcaagcattgagatgaacagtttgggaccaggcccctcaggctgctgcctggatcttccagcactcagtgccCTGCCTAgcagtacagagactcaccataaactcactgcaagtacaatcttgcaaagccaccagctgtcaagggctttgcaaatgcacactggggtctccctgactttattcctgaattcttcattcagaccacaagttctgcttttcaataaatggaagcagatgagtccattttccatctcgctcctcagggtcaggttctgaatctcctctatatgggaggtgaggtttagcacagggtggatagggaggcacagctttctagaacccaaaaccttaataggagaagatgaaggtgaccttgcagacccaggaatgtaACAAAGCACTTGGAGGGATCCATACCTGTTGttcttggatctctctgtcagaaacctcaggcgatctctcaggtcatttctctcctcggtaatgagctgcagctctttaatcagcctctccttttccttcttggcctgcttctcgcttagggcagttccaggggataatgtttctctcccagtgtctgtaggtagaagaacacaagtgaacctgcatggggagaatgcatagagtgtacatagaccacagttaggcctaaacaggagaacaagcctggaacccagtgtcactgctaggcgattggtctatgcttaagaggcctcctcagtggatctcagttctcccactactctatagagaccaagagatgtaagcagccaggtatTCCCTATGCCGGatatcacgtgcttacatggacgacggagatggcttctccaggattattatcagctgaacagggtacagcttggtttcctcacccctgtggtttcagaactcagataaTAAATTCACCATCTACAACATTTGaatgattggagacactcagatgtcctaccctggtACTCTAGGCAAACAACTTtagatttaaaatgcatttccaaggaggacatggtcaacagacttatctgTTCCCCTATTTGAAACACCAAaaccccagaagtgccaataggtttcAGGCTgcatcttggtctacacgttccaaatagctTTTGTAttgtagaaacatgtttgtaacacacaacctctaatatataaagctaatgacgaccctgccagttagaataaatcagagaaggtctaagaacataaggttgttgcctggagcacaattctctccctgttcctactgtcaggtgtccactgtatttaaagaagcaatgatagtgaaacacattgctgccctgtctaaactcagaaaaggtggaccctccatgactcctgatgaggttattatatcaatgtaacaggaCAAATGAACTGAAacgtaaagaccagaagttcacagtataatagcattggccttaccatagcctcccagtggggatggtgaatctaaagttctgaaatccttgactttaaggaattgtgatattcatggaaattcaattccttttcagatgctccagttgttgtggcccattgctagaaaggtcagcttaagcctgcagcccccctgacaggaagctcaaaatatactgcccagaacttactgaacattccccagaagtgctgtctttgtccatcattactttgagaggaaaggctagactccttcactctagtctctccacaatcgacgttccccctcccaaaacgcttgcgaagacgggaaaacatgtcttagcttgtaactgccagactcagactgagagaaactagggcactggttgtcactacaacactggtgacatcacagaggatgccagaactctctaggagacaatagaatgtccaagaagggacagcagatgtcatggggagcagactttgcccccctgctaatgttctccctgtactgagcataagcagaggtgccctttccaggagactttcctggggcagagccactgagcatctcctgctttcaaagccaaattttcctcaaggcttgattagaaaaaaccttagtaattcctatgcatctaaatgcatgtttcctttcaaatcttgcccaaaaaatgtctcatcctaactcacattgtcctcattcaccaatgttagccattaccacttcctgagatttcacaccagtttgaatatgcagtcaaaagttctcttgtctcattatgtacaggtgctttaaatcacatcaatagtctgcatggtagtttacaacatgcgtgtgtattaggggaacactcatgaagtcatgtgcttagcaatcgacaattgccaagaaattccttaggagaaagagttgacgtctttaaggtgctaggcaaagtgtggagaccagttggcagaggaaagtgcaatattggagccaccagtgaagggaacctcatgctggtggtggggttctcctctctgcaccaatgtcgccaaaggagcactgctcacaggcctgagtaagatataccatgagcttctgtcagaaaaataaaatagtcaagagatatagggggtgcacataaacgtctaaaatgaaggtataaacatcattaagtggatagagcaatgtcccagcacctgtacactgggaaatggccaccctaccaaacacaaaagcatctatcatattaaaaaatgaatactgtatAGAATTCATAcattaacactgattgatcacatccatagttcaaattttgggtgcaaattcatggccctaactatctttctctcaacttctatagaaaaaataagaaagaaagaggaaagaaaaagtcaaagcaaaaagctcaagcttctcatatgaggactgcaggaagtgttatatgttagtcagttctgattaggccattttagatagaacagtgcatagtgacccttgatgtgatgggccctatataaagctttttgcaatattggaattttaacaaacctcaacagaacatacagaagaggaaaggatgtgatcaccatgtccttgctctctatcagggtatttttctgtgtccttgattgtcaggcatagaacagcaacaatctgaaatagctggtagacatggaaaaaggtggctaaaactatagttgtgggttacacacctcaactgtcaaaggctaatgctgtcctcacagtccttgaaggctactcttgtaagcctatttattggaaagtggaaggaggttcatctgagctcaaagtgaacctggccagccatgtagagggcaacatgtgatacttgagaccctctcTAAAACCAGCatagaaacccacccttcattcaaagcatcatctgtgaattcttgattatttaccattctctccctaccagtctttcagtctggaatgatagaaaagaactggaaatgatcttcttATTCTCAGGACattaatctctctttccttaggtgcacattaagaacccatgcaaatgggtatgaccatctgaacaacttagtatcatctactcagtatatctagcctaatactgtgcctatggcaatctcaagcttccctgagtgttgctgacccagcaagaagtatgaagtactgaggtcaaaccccagggatcctttcaagggtttagaagaaagccatcagagaaactccacttctttgtccttagattaaatcacattgacacaatgtgaacctggtggactatttaaccagataTCTTTCTCCTaaccccagctttctgagttcagtccatgtgaacctgcatggggagaatgcattgagtgtacatagaccacagtgaggcctaaacaggagaacaagcctggaacccagtgtaaCTGAAAGGAGTTTGGTCtttgcttaagagacctcctcagggggttggggatttagcacttgcctaggaagtgcaaggccctgggcaaggccctgggttcggtccccacccccagaaataaaagaaccaaaagagagagagagagagagagagagagagagagagagagagagagagagagacctcctcagtgggtctcagttctcccactactctatagagaccaagagatgttagcaaccaggtgttccctatgcctgccaACACAggcaataaatgcagtaaattttaatttctgttcaattgttcagtaacttacttacacttgcatattgctTTGGAAGTGGTGGGGTTTCAtgatcagcattgcatttaaTAATACATAACAAATCATCTCTCCTAGAATGActctgtatatagagaaagaaaatttattagaatggcttataggctgtggtacagctaattcaacaaggaatggaaggtctaaaacGCAGTAGTTATCCCTGTTGAAGCCAACgcccctagcatagctgtagccattttgttccatgcctgccagatagttcatattcttgccGTAATATGTCGCCTATCAttgttgtctgaaaataatttaactcacagcagggtcaggcatgatcacataacttgtgtatgtttttcttattggttattttgtttatttatatttcaaatgttaaccccctttccagtttcccctccaaaaaccctgcattccacccctttccccagccccctcgagggtgctcccccacccacccgttCCCAAACCACTGGGAGGAAGTTgtttatgttgtgaggtttcttaatcttaaattccataagtataagcttcatgtaggaccaataaaattaaaggtcaatatgagggctgcagagatggctccatggttaagagcactgactgctcttccagaggtcctgagttcaaatcccagcaactacatggtggttcacaaccatctgtaatgagacctgatgccctcttctggtgtgtctgaagacagctacagtatacttatatgtaaataaataaatctttaaacagataaaaagtcagtatgaacctttgttgtctaaaatggcttgagtcagggctgacaaccagacagcccttccagcacctgcctatgagctcacattttagtctttataaactgacatagaaaaatgtccagggtcctagcctgacaaattctcagctacgtctctgatgatcagtcttagggcgggcattcaaaaaaccatccctctctacgtgaggtcagagtttgtgtggtttatggggcaactcctgaaccccaacggttttgtccataaggctggatatttcagctgctcttcagtacatgcaggaatcctgaagaagtaggcaaattaataaagcaaacttccttcctccatgtcctTGATGtaagctgccagcagaaggtgtggtccaaacaacaaccaacagattgggtaaagatctttaccaatcctacaacagatagagggcttatatccaaaatatacacagaactcaagaagttagaccgcagggagaataataacccgattaaaaaatggggttcagagctaaacaaagaattcacagctgaggaatgccgaattgctgaaaaacacctaaagaaacgttcaacatctttagtcataagggaaatgcaaatcaaaacaacccttagatttcacctcacaccagtcagaatggctaagatcaaaaactcaggtgacagcaaatgctggcgaggatgtagagaaagaggaacactcctccattgttggtgggattgcagactggtacaaccattctggaaatcagtctagagattcctcagaaaattggacattgaactgcctgaggacccagctatacctctcttgggcatatacccaaaagatgccccaaaatataacaaagacacatgctccactatgttcattgcagccttattcataatagccagaatctggaaagaacccagatgcccttcaaaagaggaatggacacagaaaatgtggtacatctacacaatggaatattagttatcaaaaacaatgactttatgaaattcataggcaaatggatggaactggaaaatatcatcctgagtgaggtaacccaatcacagaaaaacacacatggtatgcactcactgataagtggatattagcccaaatgctcgaattactctagatgcacagaacacatgaaactcaagaaagatgaccaaaatgcgaatgcttcactccttctttaaaaggggaacaagaataacttTGGCAGggactagggaggcaaagtttagaacagaggcagaaggaacacccattcagagcctgccccacatgtggcccatacatatacagccaccaaactagataagatggatgaagcaaagaagtgcaggctgacaggaaacagatgtagatctctcctgagagacacagccagaatacagcaaatacagaggcgaatgtcatcattaaaccactgaactgagaatagaacccctgttgaaggaatcttagaaaggactgaaagagctcaagggggttaagaccgcatatgaacaacaattccaaccaaccagagcttccagggactaagccactacccaaagactgaccctgggctccaactgcatacgtagcaatgaatagcctagcaagagcaccagtgaaaggggaagcccttggtcctgccaagactgaacccctagtgaatgtgat from Rattus norvegicus strain BN/NHsdMcwi chromosome 19, GRCr8, whole genome shotgun sequence encodes the following:
- the LOC134483170 gene encoding disks large homolog 5-like; amino-acid sequence: MFSRLRKRFGRGNVDCGETRVKESSLSSQSNDGQRQHFWGMFNTGRETLSPGTALSEKQAKKEKERLIKELQLITEERNDLRDRLRFLTERSKNNRPHFRPNPYYEDLERMEEVVMSILHNLEMENTEIHENSHKLKKEITFSRNLLSQLLMENTCRKKLVPLKQESKEGHLQCALNQKYLVAFNKKDKDQQRPDPASSGLRKCKRAGIGHTPVRELPEE